In a genomic window of Nocardia fluminea:
- a CDS encoding mycofactocin-coupled SDR family oxidoreductase, giving the protein MTGRVEGKVAFITGAARGQGRSHAVRLAQEGADIIAIDVCKQLDNVPFAMSTPEDLVTTADLIRSEGRRVITAEVDVRDYDGLKAAVDGAVAELGRLDIIVANAGIGNEGGALIDLQENLWDDMIDVNLGGVWKSVKAAVPHMIAGERGGSVILTSSVGGLKAYPNIGHYVAAKHGVVGLMRTFAVELAQHSIRVNSVHPTHVNTPMVMNEGTYKLFRPDLESPGPADLEPIARLFHTLPVAWIEPEDVSNAVLYLASDEARYVTGVPLPIDAGGMLK; this is encoded by the coding sequence ATGACCGGACGGGTCGAAGGCAAGGTCGCGTTCATCACCGGAGCGGCACGCGGTCAAGGCCGCAGTCACGCGGTGCGCTTGGCGCAGGAAGGCGCGGACATCATCGCCATCGATGTCTGCAAGCAGCTCGACAACGTGCCGTTCGCGATGTCGACCCCGGAGGATCTGGTGACCACCGCCGATCTCATCCGCAGCGAAGGCAGGCGAGTGATCACCGCCGAGGTCGACGTGCGCGACTACGACGGGCTCAAAGCCGCGGTCGACGGTGCGGTCGCCGAACTCGGCAGGCTCGACATCATCGTCGCCAACGCCGGGATCGGCAACGAGGGCGGCGCCCTGATCGATCTGCAGGAGAACCTGTGGGACGACATGATCGACGTCAACCTCGGCGGGGTCTGGAAGTCGGTGAAAGCCGCAGTCCCGCACATGATCGCCGGCGAGCGTGGCGGTTCGGTGATTCTGACGAGCTCGGTGGGCGGGCTCAAGGCCTACCCCAATATCGGCCACTATGTCGCGGCCAAGCACGGCGTCGTCGGGCTCATGCGGACCTTCGCGGTGGAACTGGCCCAGCACTCCATCCGGGTGAACTCGGTCCACCCGACGCACGTGAACACGCCCATGGTCATGAACGAGGGCACCTACAAGCTGTTCCGCCCGGATCTGGAGAGCCCGGGCCCCGCGGACCTCGAGCCGATCGCCAGGTTGTTCCACACGCTGCCGGTGGCCTGGATCGAACCCGAGGACGTCAGCAACGCGGTGCTGTATCTGGCCTCGGACGAGGCTCGGTACGTCACCGGTGTGCCCCTGCCCATCGACGCGGGCGGAATGCTCAAGTAG
- a CDS encoding ferredoxin yields the protein MRVSVDGTKCEGHALCAGIAPTVFEVNAEDLAVVVDEYPGGATQSEVHSAASACPTMAIVLRES from the coding sequence ATGAGGGTGTCGGTCGACGGGACCAAATGTGAGGGACATGCCCTGTGCGCGGGCATCGCGCCCACGGTGTTCGAGGTGAACGCCGAGGACCTGGCTGTGGTGGTCGACGAATATCCCGGTGGGGCAACACAATCCGAAGTCCATTCGGCGGCGTCGGCGTGCCCGACGATGGCGATCGTGTTGCGCGAGAGCTAG
- a CDS encoding cytochrome P450, producing MTDFDTVNYFTDPDLIPDPHPYFDHLRSKCPVTQEPHYGVYAVTGYEESAEVLKDSSIFSSAVAVGGPFPPLPFTPVGDDISDLIDQHRTELPMYEHMVTMDPPQHTFARSVLNRLLTPARLKENEEFMWRLADQQLDEFAGAGHCEFLSDYAKPFALLVVADMLGVPEADHEQFRVVLGAPRPGARPGAIDNEALSSNPLAWLDEKFVSYISDRRNEPREDVLTSLALAKYPDGTTPEVLDVARSATFLFAAGQETTAKVLGAAVRFMGDHPDVQQRLREDRSLIPNFIEETLRMDAPVKSGFRLARRATTVGDVDIPAGGLVMFCPGAANRDPRRFEDPHEFRLDRDNFREHIAFGRGVHTCPGGPLARVEGRVSIERILDRLLDIEIDAEQHGPVGARTYGYEPTFLLRGLSELHITFTPHS from the coding sequence GTGACCGATTTCGATACAGTGAACTACTTCACCGACCCGGACCTGATTCCTGATCCCCACCCCTATTTCGATCACCTGCGGTCGAAGTGCCCGGTGACCCAGGAGCCGCACTACGGTGTGTACGCGGTCACCGGATACGAGGAATCGGCTGAGGTGCTGAAGGATTCGTCGATCTTCTCGTCGGCGGTCGCGGTGGGCGGGCCCTTTCCGCCGCTGCCGTTCACGCCGGTCGGCGACGATATCAGCGACCTCATCGACCAGCACCGGACCGAATTGCCGATGTACGAGCACATGGTGACGATGGACCCGCCGCAACACACTTTCGCGCGCTCGGTATTGAATCGTCTGCTCACACCGGCCCGGTTGAAGGAAAACGAAGAATTCATGTGGCGGCTGGCCGACCAGCAGCTCGACGAATTCGCCGGTGCGGGGCACTGTGAATTTCTTTCCGACTACGCGAAGCCGTTCGCCCTGTTGGTCGTCGCGGATATGCTCGGCGTTCCCGAAGCCGACCACGAACAATTCCGTGTGGTACTCGGTGCGCCCCGGCCGGGAGCCCGGCCCGGCGCGATCGACAACGAAGCACTGTCCAGTAACCCGTTGGCCTGGCTGGACGAGAAATTCGTTTCCTACATCTCGGATCGCCGAAACGAGCCGCGCGAGGACGTACTGACGTCGTTGGCGCTGGCGAAGTATCCGGACGGCACCACGCCGGAGGTCCTCGATGTGGCGCGGTCGGCGACGTTCTTGTTCGCCGCGGGGCAGGAGACCACGGCGAAGGTACTGGGTGCCGCGGTGCGGTTCATGGGCGATCACCCCGACGTGCAGCAGCGCTTGCGCGAGGACCGCAGCCTGATCCCGAACTTCATCGAGGAGACCCTGCGGATGGACGCGCCGGTGAAGAGCGGGTTCCGGCTCGCTCGCCGGGCGACCACCGTCGGTGACGTGGACATCCCGGCCGGCGGGTTGGTGATGTTCTGCCCCGGTGCGGCCAATCGCGATCCTCGCCGATTCGAGGATCCGCACGAGTTCCGTCTCGACCGCGACAACTTCCGTGAGCACATCGCGTTCGGCCGGGGCGTGCACACCTGCCCGGGCGGCCCGCTCGCGCGGGTCGAGGGCCGGGTCTCGATCGAGCGGATCCTGGATCGCCTGCTCGACATCGAGATCGACGCCGAACAGCACGGCCCGGTCGGCGCGCGCACCTACGGCTACGAACCCACCTTCCTGCTGCGTGGGCTCAGCGAACTGCACATCACATTCACTCCCCACTCCTGA